Proteins encoded together in one Kitasatospora albolonga window:
- a CDS encoding homoserine dehydrogenase, producing the protein MRTRPLKVALLGCGVVGSEVARIMTTHADDLAARIGAPVELAGVAVRRPSKVREGIDPALITTDATALVRRGDIDVVVEVIGGIEPARTLITTAFENGASVVSANKALLAEDGAALHAAAEKYGRDLYYEAAVAGAIPLVRPLRESLAGDKVNRVLGIVNGTTNFILDKMDTSGAGYSEALDEATALGYAEADPTADVEGFDAAAKAAILAGIAFHTRVKIGDVHREGITEVTAADIASARRMGCTVKLLAICERAADGASVTARVHPAMIPLSHPLASVREAYNAVFVEAEAAGQLMFYGPGAGGSPTASAVLGDLVAVCRNKLGEATGPGESAYTRLPVSPMGEVVTRYHISLDVADKPGVLAQVATVFAEQGVSIDTVRQQGKDGEASLVVVTHRAPDAALSGTVEALRKLDTVRGVASIMRVEGE; encoded by the coding sequence ATGCGTACGCGTCCGCTGAAGGTGGCGCTGCTGGGCTGTGGAGTGGTCGGCTCAGAGGTGGCGCGCATCATGACGACGCACGCCGACGACCTCGCGGCGCGCATCGGCGCGCCCGTCGAGCTCGCCGGTGTCGCCGTCCGCCGCCCCTCGAAGGTGCGTGAGGGCATCGACCCCGCACTGATCACCACCGACGCGACCGCGCTCGTGCGGCGCGGCGACATCGACGTGGTCGTCGAGGTCATCGGGGGCATCGAGCCGGCCCGTACGCTCATCACCACCGCCTTCGAGAACGGCGCGAGCGTCGTCTCCGCCAACAAGGCGCTGCTCGCCGAGGACGGCGCGGCCCTGCACGCCGCCGCCGAGAAGTACGGCCGCGATCTGTACTACGAGGCCGCCGTCGCGGGTGCCATCCCGCTGGTACGGCCGCTGCGCGAGTCGCTGGCGGGCGACAAGGTCAACCGGGTGCTCGGCATCGTCAACGGCACGACCAACTTCATCCTCGACAAGATGGACACCAGCGGCGCGGGCTACTCGGAGGCGCTCGACGAGGCCACCGCCCTCGGGTACGCCGAGGCCGACCCGACCGCCGACGTCGAGGGCTTCGACGCCGCCGCGAAGGCCGCGATCCTCGCCGGGATCGCCTTCCACACCCGGGTGAAGATCGGTGACGTGCACCGCGAGGGCATCACCGAGGTCACCGCCGCCGACATCGCCTCCGCCCGCCGCATGGGCTGTACGGTCAAGCTCCTCGCGATCTGCGAGCGCGCCGCCGACGGGGCCTCGGTCACCGCCCGGGTCCACCCCGCGATGATCCCGCTCAGCCACCCGCTGGCCTCCGTCCGCGAGGCGTACAACGCGGTGTTCGTCGAGGCCGAGGCCGCCGGGCAGCTCATGTTCTACGGGCCCGGCGCCGGCGGCTCCCCGACCGCGTCGGCCGTCCTCGGCGACCTCGTCGCGGTCTGCCGCAACAAGCTGGGCGAGGCCACCGGACCCGGTGAGTCCGCCTACACGCGCCTGCCGGTCAGCCCCATGGGCGAGGTCGTCACGCGCTACCACATCAGCCTCGACGTGGCCGACAAGCCGGGCGTGCTCGCCCAGGTCGCGACGGTCTTCGCCGAGCAGGGCGTATCCATCGATACCGTCCGCCAGCAGGGAAAGGACGGCGAGGCGTCCCTCGTCGTCGTCACCCACCGCGCGCCCGACGCCGCCCTTTCCGGGACCGTCGAAGCGCTGCGCAAGCTCGACACCGTGCGCGGTGTCGCCAGCATCATGCGTGTTGAAGGGGAGTAA
- a CDS encoding threonine synthase, protein MTSKGTHQWRGIIEEYRDRLPVTATTPVVTLREGGTPLVPAQVLSERTGCEVHLKVEGANPTGSFKDRGMTMAITRAKEEGAKAVICASTGNTSASAAAYAVRAGMVCAVLVPQGKIALGKMGQALVHGAKILQVDGNFDDCLTLARSLSDNYPVALVNSVNPVRIEGQKTAAFEIVDALGDAPDIHVLPVGNAGNITAYWKGYGEYAGDGVSTHTPRMWGFQASGSAPIVRGEVVKDPSTIATAIRIGNPASWDYALAARDESGGFIDEVTDRQILSAYRLLASQEGVFVEPASAASVAGLLKAAEEGKVDPGQRIVCTVTGNGLKDPDWAVAGAPQPVTVPVDAATAAQKLGLV, encoded by the coding sequence ATGACCAGCAAGGGCACCCACCAGTGGCGCGGCATCATCGAGGAGTACCGGGACCGGCTTCCGGTCACGGCGACGACGCCGGTCGTCACGCTTCGTGAGGGCGGTACGCCGCTCGTTCCGGCGCAGGTCCTCTCCGAGCGCACGGGCTGCGAGGTGCACCTCAAGGTCGAGGGCGCCAACCCCACCGGTTCGTTCAAGGACCGCGGCATGACCATGGCCATCACCCGGGCCAAGGAGGAGGGCGCGAAGGCCGTCATCTGCGCCTCCACCGGCAACACCTCGGCCTCCGCCGCCGCGTACGCGGTGCGGGCCGGAATGGTCTGCGCCGTCCTCGTACCGCAGGGCAAGATCGCGCTCGGCAAGATGGGGCAGGCGCTCGTGCACGGCGCCAAGATCCTCCAGGTCGACGGCAACTTCGACGACTGCCTCACCCTGGCCCGCTCGCTCTCGGACAACTACCCGGTGGCGCTGGTCAATTCGGTCAACCCGGTCCGTATCGAGGGCCAGAAGACCGCCGCGTTCGAGATCGTGGACGCGCTCGGCGACGCCCCCGACATCCACGTCCTGCCGGTCGGCAACGCGGGCAACATCACCGCGTACTGGAAGGGGTACGGCGAGTACGCCGGTGACGGCGTCTCCACGCACACCCCGCGCATGTGGGGCTTCCAGGCGTCCGGCTCCGCGCCCATCGTGCGCGGCGAGGTCGTCAAGGACCCGTCCACCATCGCCACCGCGATCCGCATCGGCAACCCGGCCTCCTGGGACTACGCCCTGGCAGCCCGGGACGAATCGGGCGGTTTTATCGATGAGGTGACGGACCGACAGATTCTGTCCGCCTACCGGCTGTTGGCCTCCCAGGAGGGTGTCTTCGTGGAGCCCGCGTCGGCCGCGTCGGTCGCCGGTCTGCTCAAGGCCGCCGAGGAGGGCAAGGTCGACCCCGGCCAGCGCATCGTCTGCACGGTCACCGGCAACGGCCTCAAGGACCCGGACTGGGCCGTCGCGGGCGCCCCGCAGCCGGTCACGGTCCCGGTCGACGCGGCCACGGCGGCGCAGAAGCTCGGGCTCGTCTGA
- a CDS encoding alpha/beta hydrolase — MTDWQLRESFSSTSGTVRWDRLGPEGGEPVVLLHGTPFSSFVWRDVARALAQQYRVFVWDMPGYGVSEKHQGQDVSLDAQGRVFTRLLDHWGLAEPAVVAHDFGGAVALRAHLLHGAAYRGLALVDPVALAPWGSPFFRLVGRNSEVFEQLPPALHRALVREYVGSASFPGLRSDVADRLVAPWSDEEGQAAFYRQIAQADQRYTDEVQGLYPRIGLPVAVCWGAEDTWIPVAKGHELASLVPGAALTVIPDAGHLVPLDAPATLTASLLAFLRDLP; from the coding sequence GTGACCGACTGGCAGTTGCGCGAGAGCTTTTCCAGCACGTCCGGCACGGTCCGCTGGGACCGGCTGGGGCCCGAGGGCGGGGAGCCCGTCGTCCTGTTGCACGGCACGCCGTTCTCCTCCTTCGTCTGGCGGGACGTGGCCCGGGCCCTGGCGCAGCAGTACCGGGTGTTCGTCTGGGACATGCCGGGCTACGGCGTCTCGGAGAAGCACCAGGGGCAGGACGTCTCACTGGACGCGCAGGGGCGGGTGTTCACCCGGCTGCTGGACCACTGGGGTCTGGCGGAGCCGGCCGTGGTCGCCCATGACTTCGGCGGCGCGGTCGCCCTGCGGGCCCATCTGCTGCACGGGGCCGCCTACCGCGGCCTGGCCCTGGTCGACCCGGTCGCCCTGGCCCCCTGGGGCTCGCCGTTCTTCCGGCTGGTGGGGCGCAACAGCGAGGTCTTCGAACAGCTGCCGCCCGCCCTGCACCGGGCGCTCGTCCGTGAGTACGTCGGCTCGGCGAGCTTCCCCGGGCTGCGGTCCGATGTGGCCGACCGGCTGGTCGCCCCCTGGTCGGACGAGGAGGGCCAGGCCGCCTTCTACCGGCAGATCGCACAGGCCGATCAGCGGTACACCGACGAGGTGCAGGGCCTGTATCCGCGGATCGGCCTTCCGGTCGCCGTGTGCTGGGGCGCAGAGGACACCTGGATTCCGGTGGCGAAGGGCCATGAGCTGGCCTCCCTCGTTCCCGGTGCCGCTCTCACCGTGATCCCGGACGCCGGGCACCTCGTACCGCTGGACGCCCCGGCCACCCTGACCGCCTCGCTCCTGGCCTTCCTCCGCGATCTGCCCTGA
- a CDS encoding serine/threonine protein kinase — translation MIDGRFTLVERLGSGGMGMVWRARDEALHRDVALKEVRPPDPALAEYDPEGARTLRARVLREARALARLDHPNVVTVHHIIDPGEDGYPWIVMELVAGSSLQDRLAEGPMEPAEAAELGRGILSALNAAHASGIQHRDVKPANVLLRTDGRPVLTDFGIAAIRESTSLTMTGALIGSPDYIAPERIRGTEGDPSSDLWSLGMMLYVAVEGHHPLRKATTLATLAAVLDEDVPPPVRAGALTPVLKALLTRDIPARPDAATLDRMLAEAAARPTATPVQPAPDPRSAYGSPPPTDTPHPPPTDTPHPASPGQPPHPPTGFGHPSAFPTPADAPRNPYANTPYANNPYASPATPPAASPFSATSPTITDDEERRHRLLRRTRVIGAVSTIVSAAVLVGVFWMIDPSYFRGGDDDSAKGGSRPDTTASAPANDSGASPPTAAGKPVVDDEQPGADDDDDGDDGAEAATDLLTPDGARQVIAALKPLMGGTKVTDFTLYDKHASAQAPLKSNSRLYDRFSYRDGQAKNDDMGGTLMSGDKPVDLESVDWDALPALLRTARTTLNIPEPESSYVIVDPSSPFYEGRPVLRVYVSDKYGGAYLAAELNGKVIEKHPREEG, via the coding sequence GTGATCGACGGCCGCTTCACCCTGGTGGAGCGGCTCGGCAGCGGCGGCATGGGCATGGTCTGGCGGGCCCGCGACGAGGCGCTCCACCGCGACGTCGCCCTCAAGGAGGTGCGGCCCCCGGACCCCGCGCTCGCGGAGTACGACCCCGAGGGCGCCCGCACCCTGCGCGCCCGGGTCCTGCGCGAGGCCCGCGCGCTGGCCCGGCTCGACCACCCGAACGTGGTCACCGTCCACCACATCATCGACCCGGGCGAGGACGGCTACCCCTGGATCGTGATGGAGCTGGTGGCCGGTTCCTCCCTCCAGGACCGGCTGGCCGAAGGGCCCATGGAGCCCGCCGAGGCCGCCGAACTGGGGCGCGGCATCCTCTCCGCCCTGAACGCCGCCCACGCCTCCGGCATCCAGCACCGTGACGTCAAACCGGCCAACGTCCTGCTGCGCACCGACGGCCGCCCCGTCCTCACGGACTTCGGCATCGCCGCCATCCGTGAGTCGACCAGCCTCACCATGACGGGCGCGCTCATCGGCTCGCCCGACTACATAGCCCCCGAGCGCATCCGGGGCACCGAGGGCGACCCGTCCTCCGACCTCTGGTCGCTCGGCATGATGCTGTACGTCGCCGTCGAGGGCCACCACCCCCTGCGCAAGGCCACCACGCTCGCCACCCTGGCGGCCGTGCTCGACGAGGACGTGCCCCCGCCGGTACGGGCCGGGGCGCTCACCCCCGTACTGAAGGCACTGCTGACCCGGGACATCCCGGCCCGCCCGGACGCCGCGACCCTGGACCGGATGCTGGCGGAGGCGGCGGCGCGGCCGACGGCCACCCCCGTACAGCCCGCGCCCGACCCCAGAAGCGCCTACGGCTCACCCCCGCCCACCGACACGCCCCACCCCCCGCCCACCGACACACCCCACCCCGCGTCCCCCGGACAACCGCCCCACCCACCGACCGGTTTCGGCCATCCGTCGGCCTTCCCCACCCCGGCCGACGCACCGCGCAACCCGTACGCCAACACCCCGTACGCGAACAACCCGTACGCGAGCCCGGCAACGCCTCCGGCGGCGTCCCCGTTCTCGGCCACCTCCCCGACGATCACCGACGACGAGGAGCGCAGACACCGCCTCCTGCGCCGGACCCGGGTCATCGGCGCGGTCTCCACCATCGTCTCGGCGGCGGTGCTGGTGGGCGTCTTCTGGATGATCGACCCGTCGTACTTCCGGGGCGGCGACGACGACAGCGCGAAGGGCGGCAGCCGCCCGGACACCACGGCGAGCGCCCCGGCGAACGACAGCGGCGCCTCGCCGCCCACAGCGGCGGGCAAGCCGGTCGTGGACGACGAGCAGCCCGGGGCGGACGACGACGATGACGGCGACGACGGAGCGGAGGCCGCCACCGACCTCCTTACCCCGGACGGGGCGCGGCAGGTCATCGCCGCCCTGAAGCCCCTGATGGGCGGCACGAAGGTCACCGACTTCACCCTCTACGACAAGCACGCCTCCGCCCAGGCGCCGCTGAAGTCCAACTCCCGCCTCTACGACCGGTTCAGCTACCGGGACGGGCAGGCGAAGAACGACGACATGGGCGGCACCCTCATGTCCGGGGACAAGCCGGTCGACCTGGAATCCGTCGACTGGGACGCCCTGCCCGCCCTGCTGCGGACGGCCAGGACAACGCTCAACATCCCGGAGCCGGAGAGCAGTTACGTGATCGTGGACCCCTCGTCGCCCTTCTACGAGGGCCGCCCGGTGCTGCGCGTCTACGTCTCCGACAAGTACGGCGGCGCCTACCTCGCCGCCGAGCTGAACGGCAAGGTCATCGAGAAGCACCCGCGCGAGGAGGGGTGA
- a CDS encoding homoserine kinase: MAGPAFRAAAVRVRVPATSANLGPGFDALGLSLGLYDDVVVRVADSGLHIDIAGEGSETLPRDESHLLVRSLRTAFDLLGGQPRGLEIVCANRIPHGRGLGSSSAAICAGIVAARAVTIGGDARLDDEALLELATEIEGHPDNVAACLLGGFTLAWMDGGAARAIRMDPAESVVPVVFVPGRPVLTETARGLLPRTVPHVDAALNAGRAALLVEALTRRPELLLAATEDRIHQEYRGPAMPESVELVHRLRADGVPAVISGAGPTVLALAGEDSADKVARLAGEGWAANRLALDATGATVLPLAA; this comes from the coding sequence ATGGCCGGTCCCGCGTTCCGAGCCGCCGCCGTCAGGGTGCGCGTCCCCGCAACCAGCGCCAACCTGGGCCCGGGTTTCGACGCCCTCGGCCTCTCGCTGGGGCTGTACGACGATGTCGTCGTCCGTGTCGCCGACTCCGGGCTCCACATCGACATCGCGGGTGAGGGCAGCGAGACGCTGCCCCGCGACGAGAGCCACCTGCTCGTACGCTCCCTGCGCACCGCCTTCGACCTGCTCGGCGGACAGCCCCGCGGCCTGGAGATCGTCTGCGCCAACCGCATCCCGCACGGCCGCGGCCTCGGCTCCTCCTCCGCCGCCATCTGCGCCGGAATCGTCGCCGCCCGCGCCGTGACGATAGGCGGCGACGCCCGGCTCGACGACGAGGCCCTGCTGGAGCTGGCCACCGAGATCGAGGGGCACCCCGACAACGTCGCGGCCTGTCTGCTCGGCGGGTTCACCCTCGCGTGGATGGACGGCGGAGCGGCCCGGGCGATCCGGATGGACCCCGCGGAATCCGTCGTTCCGGTGGTCTTCGTGCCCGGCCGGCCCGTGCTCACCGAGACGGCGCGCGGACTGCTCCCGCGCACCGTCCCGCACGTCGACGCGGCGCTCAACGCGGGCCGCGCGGCCCTGCTCGTCGAGGCGCTGACCAGGCGCCCCGAGCTGCTGCTCGCCGCCACCGAGGACCGCATCCACCAGGAGTACCGGGGCCCCGCGATGCCCGAGAGCGTCGAGCTGGTGCACCGGCTGCGCGCCGACGGCGTGCCCGCCGTCATCTCCGGCGCGGGCCCCACGGTGCTCGCGCTGGCGGGGGAGGACTCCGCCGACAAGGTCGCCCGGCTGGCGGGCGAGGGCTGGGCCGCGAACCGGCTGGCACTCGACGCCACGGGCGCCACCGTGCTGCCACTGGCCGCGTAA
- a CDS encoding Ku protein, producing MRSIWNGAISFGLVSIPIKLVNATENHAIHFRQIHLADGGRIRYRKVCELDEEEVTGGEIGKAYEDADGTMIPITDEDLAQLPLPTAKTIEIVAFVPADEIDPLQMDAAYYLSANGVPAAKPYTLLREALKRSNKVAVAKYALRGRERLGMLRVVDDVIAMHGLLWPDEIRAPEGVAPDSEVTVRDAELDLADALMDTLGEVDMDSLHDDYREAVEELIAAKAAGETAPPAQSGDSGGGKVIDLIAALENSVRAAKKSRGEGEGEEDGDEGDMADVHPIKKTTSGRTAKKTTQKKSTSKQAPKQTGTKKSTSSTAKKATGKKAAAKSTSSSAKKQTSSGGRSTTKKTTAAPRKRTSA from the coding sequence GTGAGGTCCATATGGAACGGCGCGATCTCCTTCGGGCTGGTCAGCATCCCGATCAAGCTGGTCAACGCCACCGAGAACCACGCGATCCACTTCCGGCAGATCCACCTCGCCGACGGTGGCCGCATCCGCTACCGCAAGGTCTGTGAGCTGGACGAGGAGGAGGTGACCGGCGGCGAGATCGGCAAGGCGTACGAGGACGCCGACGGGACGATGATCCCGATCACCGACGAGGACCTCGCCCAGCTCCCGCTGCCCACCGCCAAGACCATCGAGATCGTCGCGTTCGTGCCCGCCGACGAGATCGACCCGCTCCAGATGGACGCGGCGTACTACCTCTCCGCCAACGGGGTCCCGGCCGCCAAGCCGTACACCCTGCTGCGCGAGGCCCTCAAGCGCAGCAACAAGGTGGCCGTCGCCAAGTACGCCCTGCGCGGCCGTGAACGGCTGGGCATGCTCCGGGTCGTCGACGACGTGATCGCGATGCACGGACTGCTCTGGCCCGACGAGATCCGCGCCCCCGAGGGCGTCGCCCCGGACAGCGAGGTCACCGTCCGCGACGCCGAACTCGATCTGGCGGACGCCCTGATGGACACCCTCGGCGAGGTCGACATGGACAGCCTCCACGACGACTACCGCGAAGCGGTCGAGGAGCTGATCGCCGCCAAGGCCGCCGGTGAGACGGCTCCCCCGGCGCAGTCCGGCGACTCCGGCGGAGGCAAGGTCATCGACCTGATCGCGGCCCTGGAGAACAGCGTCCGCGCGGCGAAGAAGTCCCGGGGCGAGGGAGAGGGGGAGGAGGACGGCGACGAGGGGGACATGGCGGATGTCCACCCCATAAAGAAGACGACGTCCGGAAGAACAGCGAAAAAGACGACGCAAAAGAAGTCCACGTCGAAACAGGCGCCGAAACAGACGGGTACGAAGAAGTCCACGTCGTCCACCGCGAAGAAGGCCACCGGGAAGAAGGCGGCCGCCAAATCGACCTCTTCCTCCGCCAAGAAGCAGACGTCGTCCGGCGGCCGGAGCACCACGAAGAAGACGACGGCCGCGCCCCGCAAGCGCACCTCGGCCTGA
- a CDS encoding diaminopimelate decarboxylase, protein MSRSAHPAGPRHADVLTEGHYSAPAADLNVLDEKVWARTVTRDADGALTVGGIAVARLAEEFGTPAYILDETDFRARCRAWADAFGPDADVFYAGKAFLSRAVVRWLKEEGLNLDVCSGGELTTALDAGMPAERIAFHGNNKSVAEIERAVRAGVGRIVLDSFQEIVRVAHIAQRHGIRQRVQIRVTVGVEAHTHEFIATAHEDQKFGIALAGGQAAEAVRRALSLDGLDLIGIHSHIGSQIFDMAGFEVSARRVVQLLAEVRDEHGVELPEIDLGGGLGIAYTSEDDPREPHEIAKALSDIVTRECEAAKLRTPRISVEPGRAIVGPTAFTLYEVGTVKPLEGLRTYVSVDGGMSDNIRTALYDAEYSVALVSRTSDAEPMLVRVVGKHCESGDIVVKDAFLPADLAPGDLIAVPATGAYCRSMASNYNHALRPPVVAVRDGGARVIVRRETEEDLLRLDVG, encoded by the coding sequence ATGAGCCGCTCCGCACACCCCGCCGGTCCCCGTCACGCCGACGTCCTGACCGAGGGGCACTACTCCGCCCCCGCCGCCGACCTCAACGTCCTCGACGAGAAGGTCTGGGCCCGTACCGTCACCCGCGACGCGGACGGCGCCCTCACCGTCGGCGGCATCGCCGTCGCCCGGCTCGCCGAGGAGTTCGGCACCCCCGCCTACATCCTCGACGAGACCGACTTCCGGGCCCGCTGCCGGGCCTGGGCCGACGCCTTCGGGCCGGACGCCGATGTCTTCTACGCCGGGAAGGCATTCCTCTCCCGCGCCGTCGTGCGCTGGCTCAAGGAGGAGGGGCTGAACCTCGATGTGTGCTCCGGGGGAGAGCTGACCACCGCTCTCGACGCCGGTATGCCCGCCGAGCGCATCGCCTTCCACGGCAACAACAAGTCCGTCGCCGAGATCGAGCGGGCCGTCCGGGCCGGGGTCGGGCGCATCGTGCTCGACTCCTTCCAGGAGATCGTCCGCGTCGCCCACATCGCCCAGCGCCACGGCATCCGCCAGCGCGTCCAGATCCGGGTCACCGTCGGGGTCGAGGCGCACACCCACGAGTTCATCGCCACCGCGCACGAGGACCAGAAGTTCGGCATCGCGCTCGCCGGGGGGCAGGCCGCCGAAGCCGTGCGCCGGGCGCTCTCGCTCGACGGGCTCGACCTCATCGGCATCCACTCGCACATCGGCTCGCAGATCTTCGACATGGCCGGCTTCGAGGTCTCCGCCCGGCGCGTGGTGCAGCTGCTCGCCGAGGTCCGTGACGAGCACGGCGTCGAACTGCCCGAGATCGACCTCGGCGGCGGCCTCGGCATCGCGTACACCTCCGAGGACGACCCCCGCGAGCCGCACGAGATCGCCAAGGCGCTCAGCGACATCGTCACCCGCGAGTGCGAGGCCGCGAAGCTGCGTACGCCCCGTATCTCCGTCGAGCCCGGGCGGGCCATCGTCGGGCCCACCGCGTTCACCCTGTACGAGGTCGGAACGGTCAAGCCCCTCGAAGGGCTGCGGACCTATGTCAGCGTCGACGGCGGAATGTCGGACAATATTCGTACCGCGCTGTACGACGCCGAGTACAGCGTGGCGCTCGTCTCGCGCACCTCGGATGCCGAGCCGATGCTCGTCCGGGTCGTCGGCAAGCACTGCGAGAGCGGGGACATCGTGGTCAAGGACGCGTTCCTCCCCGCCGACCTGGCACCCGGGGACCTGATCGCGGTCCCCGCCACCGGCGCGTACTGCCGCTCGATGGCGAGCAACTACAACCACGCCCTGCGCCCCCCGGTCGTCGCCGTCCGGGACGGCGGGGCACGCGTCATCGTCCGGCGCGAGACGGAGGAAGATCTCCTGCGTCTCGATGTCGGCTGA
- a CDS encoding response regulator — translation MSGAYGRVLVVDDNKVIRQLIRVNLELEGFEVVTAADGVECLDLVHRVRPDVITLDVMMPRLDGLETASGLRSDPRTRHVPIAVISACTPYEVDAGVAAGVDAFLAKPFEPSELVRMVRRLADGGERPSADGWSGVGRAGTATG, via the coding sequence GTGTCAGGGGCGTACGGCCGCGTGCTTGTTGTCGACGACAACAAGGTCATCCGGCAGCTGATCAGGGTCAACCTTGAGCTGGAGGGCTTCGAGGTCGTGACCGCGGCCGACGGTGTCGAGTGCCTGGACCTGGTCCACCGGGTCCGCCCCGATGTGATCACCCTCGACGTGATGATGCCCCGCCTCGACGGCCTGGAGACCGCGTCCGGACTGCGCTCCGACCCCCGCACCCGCCATGTGCCCATCGCCGTCATCAGCGCCTGTACGCCCTACGAGGTGGACGCGGGGGTGGCGGCCGGGGTCGACGCGTTCCTGGCGAAGCCGTTCGAGCCGAGCGAGCTGGTGCGGATGGTGCGTCGGCTCGCCGACGGCGGGGAACGGCCCTCGGCCGACGGGTGGAGCGGCGTGGGCCGGGCGGGGACCGCCACCGGCTGA
- a CDS encoding ATP-dependent DNA ligase, which translates to MTPITEVEGRRLSLSNLDKVLYPATGTTKGEVLHYYAATVAGAILPHLRDRPVSFLRYPDGPRGQLFVTKNPPPGTPDWVRTAPVPHSEDPAARQVVVDDLAALMWAANLVVEFHTPQWRAGAPGTADRMVFDLDPGAPATVVECCAVARWLRERLASDGLSAYGKTSGSKGLHLLVPLEPTPSAEVSAYAKRLAVEAESALPDLALHRMKRALRPGKVFVDFSQNSASKTTATPYTLRARAEPTVSAPLTWEEIAECRSPEALVFRADDMAGRLERYGDLLGPLLDPDRARPLPTDRPDRPRPPTDRPDRSRPPAD; encoded by the coding sequence ATGACGCCGATCACGGAGGTGGAGGGGCGGCGCCTCTCGCTCAGCAACCTCGACAAGGTGCTGTATCCGGCCACCGGGACCACCAAGGGCGAGGTGCTGCACTACTACGCGGCCACGGTGGCGGGCGCGATCCTGCCCCATCTGCGCGACCGCCCGGTCTCCTTCCTGCGCTATCCGGACGGGCCCCGGGGGCAGCTCTTCGTCACCAAGAACCCGCCGCCCGGTACGCCCGACTGGGTGCGCACCGCCCCCGTGCCGCACAGCGAGGACCCGGCCGCCCGCCAGGTGGTGGTCGATGATCTGGCCGCGCTGATGTGGGCGGCCAACCTGGTGGTGGAGTTCCACACCCCGCAGTGGCGCGCGGGGGCCCCGGGGACCGCCGACCGGATGGTGTTCGACCTGGACCCCGGCGCCCCCGCCACCGTCGTGGAGTGCTGCGCGGTGGCCCGCTGGCTGCGGGAGCGGCTCGCCTCCGACGGTCTGTCCGCGTACGGGAAGACGTCCGGCTCCAAGGGGCTGCATCTGCTCGTCCCGCTGGAGCCGACGCCGTCCGCCGAGGTGTCCGCGTACGCGAAGCGCCTCGCGGTGGAGGCGGAGAGCGCCCTGCCGGACCTGGCCCTGCACCGGATGAAGCGCGCCCTGCGGCCGGGCAAGGTCTTCGTCGACTTCAGCCAGAACTCCGCGTCGAAGACCACCGCCACCCCCTACACCCTGCGGGCCCGGGCCGAGCCCACCGTCTCCGCGCCGCTCACCTGGGAGGAGATCGCGGAGTGCCGGTCCCCGGAGGCGCTGGTGTTCCGCGCGGACGACATGGCCGGGCGGCTGGAGCGGTACGGGGACCTGCTCGGCCCCCTGCTCGACCCGGACCGGGCCCGGCCGCTGCCCACGGACCGACCGGACCGGCCCCGGCCTCCCACGGACCGACCGGACCGGTCCCGGCCTCCCGCGGACTGA